A single window of Neisseria chenwenguii DNA harbors:
- a CDS encoding opacity family porin — translation MKKIVLAAVLAGLSGIAAAEGLYVQGDVGYTKLQAKADGKISDGNVGARVALGREAGSVRYGVDYTYFGRIKDSENSPYGTYSYEGKLDAHSVGLSAVYDFKNQSRLTPYVGARVGVNVLHLDFKERGDGRSDSYTFRKTKVGVGALAGVQYRINDKFAVNTGIEYNYLGKVDDVKFSQYGANVGLRYNF, via the coding sequence ATGAAAAAAATCGTATTGGCCGCCGTATTGGCCGGCTTGAGCGGCATTGCCGCCGCAGAAGGTCTGTATGTCCAAGGCGATGTCGGTTACACCAAACTGCAAGCCAAAGCAGACGGCAAAATTTCCGACGGCAACGTCGGTGCCCGTGTCGCGCTCGGCCGTGAAGCCGGATCCGTGCGTTACGGCGTGGATTACACCTATTTCGGCAGAATCAAAGACAGCGAAAACTCTCCGTACGGCACCTACAGTTATGAAGGCAAGCTGGATGCGCATTCCGTCGGCCTCAGCGCTGTTTACGACTTCAAAAACCAATCCCGCCTCACCCCCTACGTCGGTGCGCGTGTCGGCGTAAACGTGTTGCACTTGGATTTCAAAGAACGCGGCGACGGCCGGTCTGACTCTTACACCTTCCGCAAAACCAAAGTCGGCGTCGGTGCGTTGGCCGGTGTACAATACCGCATCAACGACAAATTCGCGGTGAATACCGGTATCGAATACAACTACCTGGGCAAAGTTGACGATGTGAAATTCAGCCAATACGGCGCCAATGTAGGTTTGCGTTACAACTTCTAA
- the pepN gene encoding aminopeptidase N, giving the protein MSKTVHYLKDYRAPVFEVRKTDLHFDIFDDFTIVKSRLLVNPKTAGVPLVLDGSAELLSLKIDGAAADFVLDTENERLTVNDVPSESFVIEAETRLRPSENKSLMGLYASGGNLFTQCEPEGFRKITFYPDRPDVMSKFTTVITADKKRYPVLLSNGNKVDGGETSDGRHWVKWIDPFAKPSYLFALVAGGLAVTKDSFTTKSGRRVAIAFYTTEADKAKVPFAVESLKHAMAWDETRFGLEYDLDVFMVVAVGDFNMGAMENKGLNIFNTKYVLADSQTATDADFEGIESVIGHEYFHNWTGNRVTCRDWFQLSLKEGLTVFRDQEFSGDRAGRAVRRIENVRLLRQHQFPEDAGPTAHPVRPASYEEMNNFYTMTVYEKGAEVVRMYHTLLGEEGFQKGMKLYFKRHDGQAVTCDDFRAAMADANGINLDQFSLWYSQAGTPVLDVSGRLKDNGGFELTVRQTVPATPDMAQKQPMMMPLKVGLLDKQGTAVEFDYQGKRATEAVLLLTEAEQTFTLGGVNQAVVPSLLRGFSAPVHLNYPYSDDELTLLLAHDSDEFARWEAGQTLFRRAVAANLAAIENGTPLPEHRGLTAAIRRVLADTNLDPAFKAVLLGMPSESELWDGAGNINPQHYHQARERLADQIARECLAELVEARTWALAQETASGIEKPYEYHPQLAGVRALLAAVRLYTIREEQHAKVAAAAYDGEQPAAPGQTVCARLQDFISRYEQLTPNMTHEISVLNTVNHLEEDGRNRLLERFADRYADDALVMDKYFVLIGSSRRSDTLAQVQTALSHPKFSLENPNKARSLLGAFSRNVPHFHAENGSGYAFIADKVIEIDRFNPQVAARLVQAFNLCPKLEPHRKSLMTGQLQRIAAQKDVSKDVGEIVGKILAQAGQNAA; this is encoded by the coding sequence ATGAGCAAAACCGTGCATTATTTGAAAGACTACCGCGCGCCTGTGTTTGAAGTGCGTAAAACCGACCTGCATTTCGATATTTTCGACGACTTCACCATCGTGAAATCGCGCCTGCTGGTGAATCCGAAAACGGCGGGCGTGCCGCTGGTGTTGGATGGTTCGGCGGAACTGTTGTCGCTGAAAATCGACGGCGCGGCGGCGGACTTTGTGTTGGATACGGAAAACGAGCGGCTGACGGTCAATGATGTGCCGTCTGAAAGTTTTGTCATCGAGGCGGAAACGCGCCTGAGGCCGTCTGAAAACAAATCGCTGATGGGGCTTTATGCCAGCGGCGGCAATCTGTTTACCCAATGCGAACCCGAGGGTTTCCGCAAAATCACGTTTTATCCCGACCGCCCTGATGTGATGTCGAAATTTACCACGGTGATTACGGCGGACAAGAAACGTTATCCCGTTTTGCTTTCCAACGGCAACAAGGTTGACGGCGGCGAAACTTCAGACGGCCGCCATTGGGTGAAATGGATCGATCCGTTTGCCAAGCCGAGCTATCTGTTTGCGCTGGTGGCGGGCGGTTTGGCGGTGACGAAAGACAGTTTCACCACGAAAAGCGGGCGCAGGGTAGCCATCGCGTTTTATACGACTGAGGCGGACAAGGCGAAAGTGCCGTTTGCGGTGGAATCGCTGAAACACGCGATGGCGTGGGACGAGACGCGCTTCGGTTTGGAATACGATTTAGATGTGTTTATGGTCGTGGCGGTCGGCGATTTCAACATGGGCGCAATGGAAAACAAGGGCTTGAACATTTTCAATACCAAATATGTGCTGGCCGACAGCCAAACCGCTACCGACGCGGATTTCGAGGGCATCGAATCGGTTATCGGCCACGAATATTTCCACAACTGGACGGGCAACCGCGTGACCTGCCGCGATTGGTTTCAGCTCTCGCTCAAAGAGGGGCTGACCGTGTTCCGCGATCAGGAATTTTCGGGCGACCGCGCCGGCCGTGCGGTGCGCCGCATTGAAAACGTGCGCCTGCTGCGCCAGCACCAGTTTCCCGAAGATGCGGGGCCGACCGCCCATCCCGTGCGCCCCGCGAGCTATGAGGAAATGAACAATTTCTACACCATGACCGTGTATGAAAAAGGCGCGGAAGTGGTGCGGATGTACCATACCCTGCTGGGCGAAGAAGGCTTCCAAAAAGGTATGAAACTTTATTTCAAACGCCACGACGGGCAGGCCGTCACCTGCGACGATTTCCGCGCTGCGATGGCAGATGCAAACGGAATCAACCTCGACCAATTTTCGCTGTGGTACAGTCAGGCGGGCACGCCCGTTTTAGACGTTTCAGGCCGTCTGAAAGACAACGGCGGTTTTGAATTGACGGTCAGACAGACCGTTCCCGCCACGCCCGATATGGCGCAAAAACAGCCGATGATGATGCCGCTGAAAGTCGGTTTGCTCGACAAACAAGGCACGGCGGTCGAATTTGATTATCAAGGAAAACGCGCGACCGAAGCGGTTTTGCTGCTCACCGAAGCCGAACAAACCTTCACGCTCGGCGGTGTCAACCAAGCCGTCGTGCCCTCGCTGCTGCGCGGTTTTTCCGCGCCCGTACACCTCAACTATCCGTACAGCGACGACGAGCTGACCCTGCTGCTGGCGCACGACAGCGACGAATTTGCTCGCTGGGAAGCCGGCCAAACCCTGTTCCGCCGCGCCGTCGCCGCCAACCTTGCCGCGATTGAAAACGGCACGCCGCTGCCCGAACACCGCGGCCTCACCGCCGCCATCCGCCGCGTGCTCGCCGATACAAATCTCGACCCCGCGTTTAAAGCCGTTTTGCTCGGCATGCCGTCCGAAAGCGAATTGTGGGACGGCGCGGGCAACATCAACCCGCAGCACTACCACCAAGCCCGCGAACGCCTCGCCGACCAAATCGCCCGCGAATGCCTCGCCGAACTGGTCGAAGCGCGCACTTGGGCGCTGGCGCAGGAAACCGCCAGCGGCATCGAAAAGCCCTACGAATACCACCCGCAGCTCGCCGGCGTGCGCGCCCTGCTGGCCGCCGTGCGCCTCTACACCATCCGCGAAGAGCAGCACGCCAAAGTCGCCGCCGCAGCCTACGACGGCGAACAGCCCGCCGCGCCCGGCCAAACCGTGTGCGCCCGTTTGCAGGATTTCATTTCCCGCTACGAGCAGCTCACCCCGAATATGACCCACGAAATCAGCGTGTTAAACACCGTCAACCACCTCGAAGAAGACGGCCGCAACCGCCTGCTCGAACGCTTCGCCGACCGCTACGCCGACGACGCGCTGGTAATGGACAAATATTTCGTCCTCATCGGTTCCAGCCGCCGCAGCGACACCTTGGCACAGGTTCAGACGGCCTTAAGCCACCCCAAATTCAGCCTTGAAAACCCCAACAAAGCCCGCTCGCTCTTGGGCGCGTTCAGCCGCAATGTCCCGCATTTCCACGCCGAAAACGGCAGCGGCTACGCCTTTATCGCCGACAAAGTGATCGAAATCGACCGCTTCAACCCGCAGGTCGCCGCACGGCTGGTACAGGCGTTCAACCTCTGCCCCAAACTCGAACCGCACCGCAAAAGCCTGATGACCGGCCAACTGCAACGCATCGCCGCGCAGAAAGACGTGTCGAAAGACGTGGGCGAAATTGTCGGCAAGATTCTGGCGCAGGCAGGACAGAATGCCGCTTGA